From a single Bremerella cremea genomic region:
- the flhA gene encoding flagellar biosynthesis protein FlhA, which translates to MNFSVSRLKDLVLPIGIITSVLVILMPLPTPLMNLLLTANITAGVIILLTTIYVQTPLEFNIFPSLLLATTLARLVLNVATTRLILTGAATEGMDAAGGVIQSFGEFVAGDRVEVGIIIFIIIVLIQFLVITKGATRISEVAARFALDGMPGRQMAIDADLNAGIIDEVEAQQRRAEITQQADFFGAMDGASKFVRGDAIAGIVITLINIIGGLVIGVTSGMDVMEAGQVYTKLTIGDGLVSQVPAFLISLAAGLLVTRSTEATNLPVEFIRQLFSRPEALGVAGCFLGLLIFSGLPMLPLLLLGAGCVSIAVMTKKGQTEKQNKTDAAEHEKKAQEEQEAAKKDDRIEDYLTVDPMEMELGVGLVRLAAPARGGDLLPRITGVRQNVASEIGVILPKVRIRDNMRLTENQYRIKISNNVVAENVVYPDGLLAIAMAGAKGDLPGQKTRDPAFNQPAVWIEPGLRPQAEMMGYTIVEPTSVLATHLQRVAKKHADELLTRDATKHLLDELKETSPAVVDELVPGAMKVGDVQAVLQLLLKEEVSIRQLARILETLGDNIGRTKDPVWLTEFVRHKLARSICTKYRDAENRIHVVPMDPAMQDRIASGIDMERGAFARMSPQAIEMTCKSIATGVEKLREIGKPPIVLVNPQIRPAVKQLTGNFIPDLIVLSHNEITRDTMIESMGLISDAMPGNPPPGKGAQPQ; encoded by the coding sequence GTGAATTTCAGCGTTAGCAGACTTAAGGACCTGGTCCTTCCGATTGGTATCATCACCAGCGTTCTGGTGATTCTGATGCCGTTGCCGACTCCGCTGATGAACTTGCTGCTGACCGCCAACATCACGGCGGGCGTGATCATTTTGCTCACGACGATCTACGTGCAGACTCCCCTTGAGTTCAATATTTTCCCCTCGCTGCTGCTGGCCACCACTTTAGCTCGGCTAGTGCTGAACGTGGCGACTACACGTTTGATTCTCACCGGGGCGGCGACCGAAGGGATGGATGCCGCTGGGGGGGTGATTCAAAGCTTTGGCGAATTTGTCGCCGGCGATCGGGTAGAAGTCGGGATCATCATCTTTATTATCATCGTGCTCATCCAGTTCTTGGTGATCACCAAGGGTGCCACGCGTATCAGTGAAGTGGCGGCACGTTTTGCCTTAGACGGGATGCCAGGGCGCCAGATGGCAATCGATGCCGACCTGAACGCAGGCATCATCGATGAAGTCGAAGCCCAACAACGCCGAGCCGAAATCACCCAGCAAGCCGACTTTTTCGGGGCAATGGACGGTGCCAGTAAGTTCGTCCGGGGCGATGCGATTGCCGGTATTGTCATCACGTTGATCAATATCATTGGCGGCCTGGTCATCGGTGTCACGTCCGGCATGGATGTCATGGAAGCAGGCCAAGTCTATACCAAGCTGACCATCGGTGACGGTTTGGTTAGCCAAGTGCCGGCGTTTTTGATTTCGCTCGCCGCTGGTTTGCTGGTGACTCGTAGTACGGAAGCAACCAACCTTCCGGTTGAATTCATTCGTCAGCTCTTCTCGCGGCCTGAAGCCCTGGGTGTCGCCGGCTGTTTCCTTGGCCTGCTCATTTTTTCGGGCTTGCCCATGCTTCCATTACTACTCCTCGGCGCAGGCTGCGTTAGCATCGCCGTAATGACCAAGAAGGGGCAAACGGAAAAGCAAAACAAGACCGATGCGGCAGAGCATGAAAAGAAGGCCCAGGAAGAACAGGAAGCTGCCAAGAAGGACGACCGGATCGAGGACTACTTAACGGTCGATCCCATGGAAATGGAACTGGGGGTCGGGCTAGTCCGCTTAGCCGCGCCTGCTCGGGGTGGAGATTTGTTGCCGCGTATTACCGGCGTGCGACAAAACGTAGCCAGCGAAATTGGCGTCATCCTGCCCAAGGTCCGCATTCGCGACAACATGCGGCTCACCGAAAACCAATACCGGATCAAGATCAGCAACAACGTCGTCGCCGAAAATGTTGTCTACCCTGACGGCCTCTTAGCGATTGCCATGGCTGGCGCCAAAGGGGATTTACCTGGTCAGAAAACACGTGACCCGGCATTCAACCAGCCCGCTGTTTGGATTGAGCCTGGCTTACGGCCACAAGCCGAGATGATGGGGTACACCATTGTCGAACCGACCTCGGTCTTGGCAACGCACCTCCAACGCGTGGCCAAGAAGCACGCCGACGAACTCCTTACCCGCGACGCAACCAAGCATCTGCTGGACGAACTGAAAGAGACTTCTCCGGCTGTGGTCGACGAGTTGGTCCCTGGGGCCATGAAAGTTGGCGATGTTCAAGCGGTGCTGCAATTGCTACTGAAGGAAGAAGTTTCGATCCGCCAACTGGCGCGTATCTTGGAAACCCTCGGCGACAACATCGGCCGCACCAAAGATCCGGTTTGGCTAACCGAATTCGTACGCCACAAACTGGCTCGTTCGATCTGCACCAAGTATCGCGACGCCGAAAATCGTATCCACGTCGTTCCCATGGATCCGGCCATGCAAGATCGGATTGCTTCAGGCATCGACATGGAACGGGGCGCATTCGCTCGCATGAGCCCTCAAGCGATTGAAATGACCTGCAAGTCGATCGCTACCGGGGTCGAGAAACTGCGTGAAATTGGCAAACCGCCCATCGTGCTGGTCAACCCGCAAATTCGTCCCGCCGTCAAGCAACTGACCGGCAACTTTATTCCCGACCTGATCGTGCTTAGCCACAACGAAATCACCCGCGACACGATGATTGAATCGATGGGGCTCATCAGCGACGCGATGCCTGGCAATCCTCCTCCCGGCAAAGGGGCGCAGCCTCAGTAA
- the flhF gene encoding flagellar biosynthesis protein FlhF: MNIKSFRAKSMHEALELVRQELGPDAALLHSREVPQRGLRGFFGGKEIELAAARDANLKSRFEIEEPLEEDDEEEPEAFEPPTLEQNIAPPEETPTASVPTLPFDQGIDLEAMSFNQTFFGNGPAYPPALLRIRERLVEAEVPGILADSLCERVLNAYPEESQQQEAALIDAVRQELMQSIPMGRDIDDTLLYPRVVAAIGPTGVGKTTTIAKLAARAKFDFKRRVGLVTVDTYRIAAVDQLQTYAEIMDLPMKIVATPMEVRNAINELSDCQQIFIDTAGRSPRDEVQVQQLRSLIKAASPDETYLVLSAPSSSRSLAEAVEKFTSVGPTSWVLTKIDEVGSLGNTLSFLQDPQLPLAYVTNGQDVPQAIAAADPEDLVSRIL, encoded by the coding sequence ATGAACATTAAATCTTTTCGCGCCAAATCGATGCACGAAGCCTTGGAACTTGTTCGCCAGGAACTAGGGCCTGATGCCGCATTGCTCCACTCTCGAGAAGTTCCTCAGCGTGGCCTGAGAGGTTTCTTCGGTGGCAAAGAAATCGAACTGGCGGCAGCTCGCGATGCCAATCTCAAAAGTCGCTTCGAAATTGAAGAGCCTCTGGAAGAAGACGACGAAGAAGAGCCGGAAGCCTTTGAACCACCGACGCTAGAACAGAACATCGCCCCGCCAGAGGAAACGCCGACGGCCAGTGTTCCAACGCTCCCGTTTGATCAGGGGATCGATCTGGAAGCGATGTCGTTCAATCAAACATTCTTTGGCAACGGCCCTGCTTACCCGCCGGCTCTTTTGCGAATTCGCGAGCGTCTGGTGGAAGCCGAAGTGCCTGGCATTTTGGCCGATAGTTTGTGCGAGCGAGTTCTCAATGCTTATCCGGAAGAATCGCAGCAGCAAGAGGCTGCCTTAATCGATGCGGTTCGCCAAGAACTCATGCAATCCATTCCGATGGGCAGAGATATCGACGACACGCTGCTTTATCCCCGCGTTGTGGCTGCCATCGGCCCGACGGGTGTGGGCAAGACAACCACCATTGCCAAACTGGCGGCCCGGGCCAAGTTCGATTTCAAGCGTCGTGTTGGTTTAGTCACGGTCGATACCTATCGGATTGCGGCAGTCGATCAACTGCAGACTTACGCCGAAATCATGGACCTGCCGATGAAGATCGTCGCCACGCCGATGGAGGTTCGCAATGCTATCAATGAATTATCGGACTGCCAGCAAATCTTCATCGACACCGCAGGCCGTAGCCCGCGCGACGAAGTTCAGGTGCAACAGTTGCGATCTCTCATAAAAGCCGCTTCCCCTGATGAGACCTATTTGGTACTTTCCGCCCCCAGCAGTTCGCGAAGCCTGGCTGAGGCGGTGGAAAAGTTCACCAGTGTCGGGCCAACGAGTTGGGTACTTACCAAAATCGATGAGGTTGGATCGTTGGGTAACACGTTGAGTTTTCTACAAGATCCCCAGTTACCGCTGGCGTATGTGACCAATGGACAAGATGTCCCTCAGGCAATTGCCGCCGCCGATCCAGAAGATCTGGTAAGCCGTATCCTTTAA
- a CDS encoding MinD/ParA family ATP-binding protein, which produces MSIEPSFPRDQATLLRMLAKRAMIGGTPAFAKAQTFVLFGGSAQVGTTTLCHNLACAMGLAGQRVAVVDLNATNRGLAHLTGRTPQVTIDELLSGKLDLHEYLVPGLAASLLLPTEASERAGEWTAAAADRLIEQLMGLGRHADIVLIDAGSHITPITLALWRMAQLFLVALHPTADVITAGYERIRTLQTQTPRYQTHVLMNRASHAAGHTDLVAGMNATSQKFLHLEIKSCGHVEVASEVGAASYAAQPFVQRYAEHVASKSIQRIADRLVREASALSQLIQPKRAA; this is translated from the coding sequence ATGTCGATTGAACCTTCTTTTCCCCGCGATCAAGCTACGCTCCTGCGAATGCTGGCCAAGCGTGCAATGATTGGCGGAACACCTGCCTTCGCGAAGGCCCAGACTTTTGTGCTGTTTGGTGGCAGCGCACAAGTCGGCACCACCACGCTTTGCCACAACCTGGCTTGTGCGATGGGCTTGGCTGGCCAGCGCGTAGCCGTGGTCGACTTGAATGCCACCAATCGCGGCTTGGCACATCTGACCGGAAGAACACCGCAAGTCACGATCGACGAACTCCTTTCCGGCAAACTCGATCTGCACGAATACCTCGTGCCGGGCTTAGCCGCTTCCCTTTTGTTGCCAACCGAGGCCAGCGAAAGAGCAGGGGAGTGGACCGCCGCCGCGGCAGATCGACTAATCGAACAACTCATGGGACTTGGCAGGCACGCTGATATCGTGCTGATCGATGCCGGCAGCCACATCACGCCAATTACCCTGGCTCTTTGGCGCATGGCTCAATTGTTTCTCGTGGCGTTACATCCGACCGCCGATGTCATCACGGCAGGTTACGAACGGATTCGCACGCTGCAAACCCAGACGCCTCGTTACCAAACACACGTTTTGATGAATCGTGCCTCGCATGCGGCGGGGCACACCGACTTGGTTGCCGGTATGAACGCGACCTCTCAGAAGTTTCTCCACCTGGAGATTAAGTCGTGCGGGCACGTAGAGGTCGCCTCCGAGGTCGGAGCCGCCTCGTATGCAGCCCAACCGTTTGTCCAGCGATACGCGGAACACGTGGCCAGCAAATCGATTCAACGAATCGCCGATCGTCTGGTTCGCGAAGCGTCAGCTCTTTCGCAGTTAATCCAACCGAAACGAGCTGCTTAA